In one Bacillus rossius redtenbacheri isolate Brsri chromosome 11, Brsri_v3, whole genome shotgun sequence genomic region, the following are encoded:
- the LOC134536511 gene encoding uncharacterized protein LOC134536511 — protein MAGPRNRLLQLGLCFALSAALYSQVSGQAVINCVDVQNVTNAVFSMRTATSMVLQWGLHPLFPSSCVQQFAVCWQAEEDAGGSSACQALLPTATSVAMSGLQPCTTYIVRVTVKTLLGASSTAVFGNTTGADGATNVTVSRLSSSSLNFTWRYDSRRLACVSRFVALVCDSSGQAATACRCYPAPPANDSYSVAVLDLQPCRVFHLRVLAEVTGPATAAVSSPETAFYLDGVAVTAFNATEVGSSSLTVGWTLAQDPPAPATCQHTLVACAEPLAEGRRRCAANVTSPANTTATITNLRPCAPYQLRLGLTTPGGESTTLGPVQHTYSTDRRLVASLQLNRSRDQLHVRWTPLLASPACAKGYRVCWNETAGAECVFVNSTTTSFTILDLDIGAYVVEVAGVFFDDSLSNNVTRTARISGTARHFVSPIILALAIASGKALQLT, from the exons ATGGCGGGACCACGGAACAGGCTACTCCAG CTCGGATTATGCTTTGCATTATCTGCAGCCCTCTACTCTCAAGTCAGCGGCCAAGCTGTTATTAATTGTGTCG ACGTGCAGAACGTGACGAATGCAGTGTTCTCGATGAGGACCGCGACCAGCATGGTGCTGCAGTGGGGCCTTCACCCGCTGTTCCCCAGCAGCTGCGTGCAGCAGTTCGCGGTCTGCTGGCAAGCCGAGGAGGACGCGGGGGGTTCCTCCGCCTGCCAGGCGCTCCTCCCCACCGCCACCTCGGTGGCCATGTCCGGGCTGCAGCCCTGCACGACCTACATCGTCAGGGTCACCGTCAAGACGCTGCTGGGGGCCTCCAGCACCGCCGTGTTCGGCAACACCACAG GGGCGGACGGCGCGACCAACGTGACCGTGTCGCGGCTTAGCTCCTCCTCGCTGAACTTCACCTGGCGGTACGACTCCCGGAGGCTCGCCTGCGTGTCGCGGTTCGTCGCGCTGGTGTGCGACTCGAGCGGCCAGGCAGCGACCGCGTGTCGCTGCTACCCGGCGCCGCCGGCCAACGACAGCTACAGCGTCGCCGTCCTGGACCTGCAGCCGTGTCGGGTGTTCCACCTCAGGGTCCTGGCCGAGGTCACCGGCCCGGCAACCGCGGCCGTCAGCTCCCCCGAGACGGCATTCTACCTGGACGGCGTGG CGGTGACCGCGTTCAACGCCACGGAGGTGGGTTCCTCGTCGCTGACGGTGGGCTGGACGCTGGCCCAGGACCCCCCTGCCCCGGCCACCTGCCAGCACACCCTCGTGGCGTGTGCCGAGCCGCTGGCCGAGGGTCGCCGGCGCTGCGCCGCCAACGTCACCAGTCCCGCCAACACCACTGCCACGATCACCAACCTGAGGCCGTGCGCGCCCTACCAGCTGCGGCTCGGCCTGACCACGCCCGGCGGCGAGAGCACCACTCTGGGACCTGTGCAGCACACCTACAGCACCG ACCGGCGGCTGGTGGCCTCGCTGCAGCTGAACCGCTCCCGAGACCAGCTGCATGTGCGCTGGACTCCCCTGCTCGCCAGCCCCGCCTGCGCCAAGGGCTACAGAGTGTGCTGGAACGAGACCGCCGGCGCCGAGTGCGTGTTCGTCAACTCCACCACCACCTCCTTCACCATCCTGGACCTGGACATCGGTGCTTACGTCGTCGAGGTGGCGGGCGTCTTCTTCGACGACTCGCTGTCCAACAACGTCACCCGGACCGCGAGGATATCTG GCACAGCAAGACACTTCGTCTCTCCAATCATCCTTGCGTTAGCAATTGCAAGTGGAAAAGCACTGCAGCTGACATAG